The genomic region ccatctgccacgaccgactggaggttagagagaacagagcagacacaaagagaacaaagaagcactgatccaggagtcctttctgtaggaaggaaaagtgaaacattaatggttatagctcctttgtGCTCTGTGTCAGCCAGGAGGAGCCTGATTGGTGAAAAGCCCTTATGGAAAATTATTCCTTTTTTAAAGTCCTTTAAAATATATCAAGACCATGGTCCACTTAAAAGATCAATAATTAAAAGACTAATTTTGACATAAGAATCACCTTGTGGTTAAATGGTTGTGCAGAGTGATTAGACACATATAAAGACATTGCCAAGAGCTTcattagtttaaaaagtttaatgtttttctgctgtttttagtCGTTCCTTTGAAGCCATGACGAGGTGGGCGAGAGCCAATAACGTccacaaacacaaagcagctGAGGCAACTCCCTGGAATCAGCTTAGAGCAGCCGGAAGAAGAGGAGCAGGAAGAGATGGAAGTCGCTCTGCTGGGGCTTCACAAGATCAGAGGGACCCTTTAAGAAACACTTGCAGTTCTGGGAAGAAGCCTAACCGCAAAAAGAAAGAATTTATCAGTGAGGATGTAAATGGGTTCCTGGAGTACCTGAAGCAGAGTGGACAGGCCCTGCCTCTAGGAAAGGAAGGAGAGAAGGAATCAGAACTGGAGCTCAGGGAGAAGGTGGGGGTGGCCCTGAAGAGAGACAAGAGGAGAGAGGACAGGAGGGTAAAGAGGCAGACGGACAAGAAGAATAAGATGGTGAGTTACACTGAAGTCAAAGATTGTTTCAATTTAAGGCTGCATTTGTACGGTACCTTGTAAAAGTCTTTGTTCACTTTAAATTTTTTCgcttttgtcacgttacaaacttcagtgtacaCTAAATTGCCAAAGGTTTTCCACtcacttccatggccacaggtgtataaaTCAAGCACCTAAACATGCAGactgtttctacaaacatttgtggaaGAATGGGTCGccctcaggagctcagtgactTCCAACATGGTGTGCAGAGGTCTCCGACTTAGTCAGGCCCTACAGACCACCAAACCctatgtggccttcagattagctcaagaacaggGCGTAGCAAACTTCATGGGATGGGTCCCTGTTGCCGAGCAGCTGCACCCAAGTCATACATCAACAATTGTAATGAAACGCGTCAGATGCAGTAGtgttagggtgtattcacacttgccacttttggtccgctttaaacggaccggagttcgtttccccccttggtccggaccttttgtgcaggtgtgaatacactcaagcaaaCCCTGGTCATGACCAAACAACTGGATCGAGACCCacttttgaggtggtctcggtctgCTTCCAAATGGACTCTGGTACGGTTCGCtgatggtctgaatacaaaccggtcccgatccgaaccaactccaaaaagcgtacgtctctttggacataaaaagccaccgtagccgctagcaaaggtgtgtgttgtaaggtaatcatacctgataagctgtgtgttgcttagcaacgctactggcttgttgcacgtagagaacgtcggcgttcagcacgcattctccaacgctgttccaacattataaatggaacgtctcaaagtctgtgttgaatgagctgctcttcaccctcacaataatattgcagctgtaataacggcacaaatatgcagaacagaggtgctgcacgcagcatgtctacagctgttttcctacatGTCTGGGTCTGTCATCTGTCCCGcccccatcatttctgtccaatgggagccaTGATCGTCACCctcgtggctttgtttacaagtaatagttcacttgcaaaaagtacaatgtgaaaacaaaccgcaccaaatgaaaaaaataaagttcgcttttggtccggaccaaacaagtggaccaaaggactttcctggtgtgaatacaccatGCTGCCAGTGGACTCTAGAGCACTGAAGATCCATTCTCTGGAGTGACAAATTGCACTTCTCTACCTGCCAGTCTGATGTACGAGTCTGGGTTTGAAGGTTGTTAGGAGAACAGTACTTGTCTGACTGCATTGCAccaagtgtaaagtttggtgggGGGGGgattatgctgtggggctgttttacAGGAGCTGGGCTTGGCTCCTgagttccagtgaaaggaactctgAATGCTTCAGCATACCAAGAGATGTTGGACAATTCCATGCTCCCAACCTTGTGAGAACAGTTTGTAGATGGCCCTttcctcttccaacatgactgtgcaccagtgcacaaagcaaggtccataaaaacatggatgaGAGAGTTTGATGTGGATGAGCTTAACTGgcccagagtcctgacctcagccAAACAGAACACCTTTGtcatgaattagagcagagactgAGAGAAAGGCCTGCTTGTCTAGCATCAGTctatgacctcacaaatgtgcttctaAATTAATGGTTGAAAATTCCCAGGAATTGCCAGAGCTGAATCTGTTTTAGCTGCAAAGGGTGGACTAATGTCATATTGACTAATATTAGGAATGGGATGTCACTTAAGTTCATATGTGACTCAAGGCAGATAGGCGACAACTTTTGgcaaaagtagtgcataattatgtgaaatgtggaaggaaaatgatagacGGGTGAAAAAATAACCTAATAAATGtgacatgcatttatattcagcccccctgattCAATAAACTGTAGAACCACTTTTCCCTTAACTATCTCTGGGTCAATACCAGCCTTTAACTTCTGTAGGCCTTTTTTTGCCCGCTCTTAGCAATATAACTCAaggtcagtcagattggatgctAGGTTTTAaggtctttccacagattctcagttagttttaggtttggactttgactgggccattctaacacaagactagtctttgatgtaaaccattccattgtagctctgcttgtatatttagggtcattcatctggaaggtgaacctcggCCTCAGTCTCCAGTgatttgcagcctccaacaggattgtcctggatttagctccatccttctTCCTATCAGCTCTGACTAGCTTCCTTGACCCTGCAgaagaaaggcatccccacagcCAGTACTACTGTTTTACCAATGTTGCTAGGGTTTTCAGCGTGGTGTGCAGCaatagttttcctccacacagcattttgcatgtaggtcaaaaagttACACTGTGGTTTAATCTAGCCAGAGCACCTTTAGCCACTATCCTGTAACTGTTAGTTTCAAGAAAACAGCCGATGGCGCAGGCCTAATATCTGACATGTTTTTATAGCAGCTCCCAGCTTGCCAAAACTAAACCTCAGCATACAGAAAGCATCCATggaattgtaaaataaaacttaaccTTATTGGCTGATGTAGGTAAAGGggtgttctctctctctctctccacagGTGTGCTTTAATTGCAGGAAGCCCGGTCACGGTTTGGCCGACTGTCCCGAAGCTGACAGAGACGAGGAGATGGGCCGAGGCATCTGCTTTCGCTGCGGCTCCACCGAACACGAGATCCATAAGTGCAGAGCCAAAGTGGACCCGGCTCTGGGTGAGGCCCTCAGCTGGACTAAGCCTAACCCTACATGTGCATGTGTAGCTGTTGTAATTGTGCTCTCTCCCTCAGGTGAATACCCGTATGCCAAGTGCTTTATCTGTGGTCAGACTGGACACTTGTCACGCTCCTGCCCTGACAATCCCAAAGGACTCTATGCACAAGgtgtccacacacacacacacacgtacgtACGTACGTATATAGTGTTTAAACCGATAACAGGGTTTTAAAGACACAGCTGCTTATGTGTGCTGAAAAACCTTAAAAGTGGAACTAAATGTTTCATGTTAAATGGTACATTCAGAATATTTCATAGAATTTAAAACAGTCTAACTGTGGAAATACTCATTGTGTCCTTCTATATGAGGGTATTTTGCTAAGATGTGACTGACAGTGTTTACCTCTGCTGTTAAATATAGCATGCTATTAAATATTTCTGCCATATGTATTTGAAGATATCATTACCGTCATGCTGTTTTTCTTATAAACCAATAATTTGTGTGTTTGCAGGAGGCAGCTGTCGTGTTTGTGGTTCAGTGGAACATTTTCAGAAGGACTGTCCAGAGCACCAGGCAGCGAGTGAGTGTGTTTTACTTCAAGCTGCTGTTTAACAAGCTTACAGACTACAACTGTTCCTCTCTGTCTCGGTTGGTAAGGACAGAGGTTCAATCTTTCAAATTATGATCAAGATTTTTACGTAGAAGAACAGTTAAACGTTTCAGAAGTTTTAGAGactttaattaataaatatttcgAGTTTTTCACATAGAGGTAATATTTGTAGAAAGCCTTCAGCAGTTTCCCCCAGTATGCTGGATTTAGCTTCTGATCCAAACTCTGACCCATTCTTGTTATCCCAGGGCTTGAAGTTGGTCACAGTTTGTTGGGTTTTGTTTCTTCTCCTGCTTTTGAAGAACTGATCACAGGTTCTCAGTGGGTTTAAGATCTGGGGAGTTTCCTGACCACAGGCCCAGAATTTTAAAGTTCTGATTGTTCAGAACTAATAAAAGAACGATGTTCATCACGTTCAGTTACAATAATGAGTCTTCTGGGGTTTTGATGTGTAAAGAAAGACACTGTAATCATCCATATTTACCTGTTTTGTCCTTCCAGCTAACTCAGTGACTCTGGGCTGGTTGTCCAACAATATGAGCGCCGACCTGGAGGACATTCACATTCCAGTGAAGAAAGCCAAACCCAAGGCACCCAAAGTGATAACCTTCTGATGGGACTTTGGAGCAGGACTCAGACTCTCAATGGAAAGCTGGTCTTCGTCACCTGGTGGACTCTAAGAAACAAACTAATGAGCCTTCAAAGGCACTGAAGTTCTgtaaagttttttgtttgagctgcttgtttaaatgtttcctgTGATGTTAGCTTACATGATGTGTTTGAGATGAATTATCATGGAGTAAGGTAGGGTCTGAATGCTTGCTGACTTTTGGAGACATTTTACCAAATAGATCATTATACCTGCTACAACCAGAGGAGGGCAGTCTTTAGTTAGTCTGCAGCACGTCAGATCTTGGAACAATATTTAGGTTCAGAAGCAGCGCAGCATTTTgtcaacataaacaaacatgatAGCCTTACTGGAGCTGTGTACAGATGGTGTTTATGTACATCTGCAGAAGGCatttactaatttcatttaatcagaCATCATCTGAACAGCATTTTTAATAGAGATGGACTGGAACTATGATTTAAAGTAAATTTCAGAACTCCTAAACCCATATACAGTACAAAATAAATGTCTACAATTTGCTAAGCAAGTGACCAATCAGTTTTGATATGTTGGAGTTCAATGTGGGTTTCGTTTGGCAGAGGTTTGGTGTTACATCTCGACAGAAGCAGAAGTCTCCAAAGTGTTTTTCTGCTTAGGTTGTTGCCACAGTGGGAGGTTAAAAAATGAGAAAGTGTAACTTCAAGCTCCACAAGGACATTATGTTACAGACACCTTACCATTGCTCTTTTCTTGTCTAGATACATACCTTATGACTCTTCACCCTGCAAGAGCATTCAGAGCTTCTACACCAGAAGCCTGTGAATGAATTGTTTACTATAATTGGTGAACTTTTAATGGTTTTGGAAGCTTTTCCCATAACAGATTCCTATCAAGTGGACCTAAACTATTTGCTGTTGTGCCAAATTACCACCACGATTACAAAATCTTTCAAATTCACTGAGTTCAAAGGTCAAATGTGAGATAGCATATCAGCCACGCCCACAGAGTTTCATCTTGATTGAGTTTAAAATGTGGGAAGAGTTAtggaaaatacattttgcttTTGTCATGATGTAGCAAAAAATCTAGTTCAATTACAAAATGATGCAGAATCATCTAATTTGATTTCCTACTAGGTTGCTGTCAGTTTTTTTGACTGACTCACTTTGTGAAAATTGCAAACACTTTTACGGTGATCTTTGGTATATAAGCACAATTTTCCGCCCAACAAATATGTTTGGAATAACAAAGacatatttttaaacacaaatcaAAAATAGTTTGATAAAGGTATTGTTTATGTACATTTTCAGATTCTTGCACCAACGACTTTTAGCATAgaacattaataataataattaaagctgcaagctgCATTGAAGGTCCTCGCAACTCagcctgtgcagcgaccgcaGGAgactggcatcgcctcctacgcACCACTGACgatgacaccgcttcacttcaacacgtcgccaaTAAGTGGCACAGTGaacaacatgtcatatgatcttcgtcATGCAGAGTTTTGGTCTGAcaagaagcattcaaaatttggagtaaatcgaaCCTTCCAGATGGGAGCTGGACAcacatgtttgtttgtgggcggggctaaagtgatgtgatcagttgactgtgtcaacatgtccatcaataactcatgatcatgtatactacatttcaagtggatccgattatgtatgagggagatatagcccttgaagtgtcctagggggcgctgttgatccaaattccaatgtaatctaaTAGAGGTTGGGGGTtgtcaaagatcaaccatatttattttggagtgaatcagaccatgcatgtgtaatttacaggtccttctcaaaaaattagcatattgtgataaagttcattattttccataatgtcatgatgaaaatttaacattcatatattttagattcattgcacactaactgaaatatttcaggtcttttattgtcttaatacggatgattttggcatacagctcatgaaaacccaaaattcctatctcacaaaattagcatatcattaaaagggtctctaaacgagctatgaacctaatcatctgaatcaacgagttaactctaaacacctgcaaaagattcctgaggcctttaaaactcccagcctggttcatcactcaaaaccccaatcatgggtaagactgccgacctgactgctgtccagaaggccactattgacaccctcaagcaagagggtaagacacagaaagaaatttctgaacgaataggctgttcccagagtgctgtatcaaggcccctcagtgggaagtctgtgggaaggaaaaagtgtggcagaaaacgctgcacaacgagaagaggtgaccggaccctgaggaagattgtggagaagggccgattccagaccttgggggacctgcggaagcagtggactgagtctggagtagaaacatccagagccaccgtgcacaggcgtgtgcaggaaatgggctacaggtgccgcattccccaggtcaagccacttttgaaccagaaacagcggcagaagcgcctgacctgggctacagagaagcagcactggactgttgctcagtggtccaaagtacttttttcggatgaaagcaaattctgcatgtcattcggaaatcaaggtgccagagtctggaggaagactggggagaaggaaatgccaaaatgccagaagtccagtgtcaagtacccacagtcagtgatggtctggggtgccgtgtcagctgctggtgttggtccactgtgttttatcaagggcagggtcaatgcagctagttgtcaggagattttggagcacttcatgcttccatctgctgaaaaactttatggagatgaagatttcatttttcagcacgacctggcacctgctcacagtgcccaaaccactggtaaatggtttactgaccatggtatcactgtgctcaattggcctgccaactctcctgacctgaaccccatacagaatctgtggcatattgtgaagagaacgttgagagactcaagacccaacactctggatgagctaaaggccgctatcgaagcatcctgggcctccataagacctcagcagtgccacaggctgattgcctccatgccacgccgcattgaagcagtcatttctgcaaaaggattcccgaccaagtattgagtgcataactgtacatgattatttgaaggttgacgttttttgtattaaaaacacttttcttttattggtcggatgaaatatgctaattttgtgagataggaattttgggttttcatgagctgtatgccaaaatcatctgtattaagacaataaaagacctgaaatatttcagttagtgtgcaatgaatctaaaatatatgaatgttaaattttcatcattacattatagaaaataatgaactttatcacaatatgctaattttttgagaaggacctgtagagtcaAACGTAttgccgtggcgtgacatcagaagtCGCCACACCCTGGAGCTAAACCAGTCAGTACTGGagactgtcttagaccatcatgttacctgttacttgggacagtttcacatcgATTAGGGGaagaaaaaagcttttgataacttttgatccccaatgcctgaagagtatactgagtgattttcaagtctctaagtcaaaagctataggagttcgctcagatatgcggacTAGAAAGGGGAAATccggggtcaaaatggcaacttcaatccaaaatgaccgacttcctgttgggtttggatcaacgctccaagagacttttttgttggTCTTGACATGTTACacatgtgtaccaaatttcacaatcctcggtcaaagcatggcttggggctgattttattttattttttctagggggcgctgtggacgaattagaccacgcccaccaaatgtgtcatcagatctctgttggggactgaactaggatcaatcaccttgaatttggtgcagatcagatgatttatgtggaaattaaagccaaatatATGGCCATGGCTTGACGTCATACTTTGCCGCGCCAccatggccacgcccttttatgaaaagtcactgtgcttcaaacgaagttagacccactagttatcagtcacctgacacagtttcaagttgattgagtgtagacagccagatagcgacctttcccattaaaaaagtgacttcctgttctcagggggcatggctttgatgatgtcagcatatgaccccataggatcgtcgggaacccgaaggtcctccttcatgccaactttggtgtgatttggcgtttctttgagaaagttattgcattttttcactttgggcgCGAACGCCATTTTCGTGCCCCGGCCttcccctaaacatggccg from Girardinichthys multiradiatus isolate DD_20200921_A chromosome 8, DD_fGirMul_XY1, whole genome shotgun sequence harbors:
- the zcchc9 gene encoding zinc finger CCHC domain-containing protein 9 isoform X1 yields the protein MTRWARANNVHKHKAAEATPWNQLRAAGRRGAGRDGSRSAGASQDQRDPLRNTCSSGKKPNRKKKEFISEDVNGFLEYLKQSGQALPLGKEGEKESELELREKVGVALKRDKRREDRRVKRQTDKKNKMVCFNCRKPGHGLADCPEADRDEEMGRGICFRCGSTEHEIHKCRAKVDPALGEYPYAKCFICGQTGHLSRSCPDNPKGLYAQGGSCRVCGSVEHFQKDCPEHQAATNSVTLGWLSNNMSADLEDIHIPVKKAKPKAPKVITF
- the zcchc9 gene encoding zinc finger CCHC domain-containing protein 9 isoform X2, with protein sequence MTRWARANNVHKHKAAEATPWNQLRAAGRRGAGRDGSRSAGASQDQRDPLRNTCSSGKKPNRKKKEFISEDVNGFLEYLKQSGQALPLGKEGEKESELELREKVGVALKRDKRREDRRVKRQTDKKNKMVCFNCRKPGHGLADCPEADRDEEMGRGICFRCGSTEHEIHKCRAKVDPALGEYPYAKCFICGQTGHLSRSCPDNPKGLYAQGVHTHTHTRQLSCLWFSGTFSEGLSRAPGSD